The Deltaproteobacteria bacterium genome includes the window AGCACTGCCAGTATGTTGGCATCGTGCGATCCCGTAAAGACCAGCTTTGAGAAATACTTATCGAGCGGCATACCACCGAGCTGGGTCTTGGTAAAGAGCACGTTTGGAACCAACCAGCCCGAAGTACTCCCTGGATCTGGAAAACCCGCAACAGCCCCCTTTATCTTTTCAATCGAGGTATAGGGAGACCCCTTCTTCGATACCAGGATCCCCTTGTAAGAGGGCCCCCCCGGCACAAAATGCTCCGGCATCGGTTTGACCGTATAAGTGGCAAACACCCTTATCTTTCCAGGAGCCTTTTCGGTGGCCAGCACATAGGCAAAGGGACCGAAATTGGCGATATCTGCAAACCCCCCGAGCATGGCCTCGATTTGAGCGGCATAAGAAGTGGTCATGTAAAAGTCCACCTTTTTCCCCGTCACCTTTGCAATGTAATCGAGCATGGGGGCCACGCGTTTGGCCACCACCGGAGCCCGCTCCTGGGACATGGCCGCATAGGTGAGCGTATCCGGATTCTCGCACTCTCCGGCAAACACGGTCCCGGCCGCAACCGAGCCCACGAGTGCTATGACACAGGCTATGACAAGAACACTCCTTGCAGGATTGAGCTTCGTTTTCATTGTCTTCCCTCCTTTGAATCAAGCGGTTCCTGGTTCGGGCCGGCAACGAGCCGCGGGCCGACCCGCCCCTCTCTCA containing:
- a CDS encoding phosphate/phosphite/phosphonate ABC transporter substrate-binding protein → MKTKLNPARSVLVIACVIALVGSVAAGTVFAGECENPDTLTYAAMSQERAPVVAKRVAPMLDYIAKVTGKKVDFYMTTSYAAQIEAMLGGFADIANFGPFAYVLATEKAPGKIRVFATYTVKPMPEHFVPGGPSYKGILVSKKGSPYTSIEKIKGAVAGFPDPGSTSGWLVPNVLFTKTQLGGMPLDKYFSKLVFTGSHDANILAVLEGRIDVAFTWDSAPFRLWKRGEMGKPADELNLLWSSPDIPLDPYSYRTGLCPDIRAKIEKAFLTWHEQPESKDFFDSIGGTKFVPMKDQDYDVIRELYEAKKKMKE